From the genome of Flavobacterium luteolum, one region includes:
- a CDS encoding MauE/DoxX family redox-associated membrane protein, with amino-acid sequence MNSKANAKSVIVQIICLLYVLLFVYAAASKLFDFENFQVQVGQSPLLSAFAGWISWTVPLSELIIALMLLIPKFRNPALLASLSLMSMFTVYIYIVLHYSSFVPCSCGGILEKMSWNAHLIFNIAFVLLAILAILLQRAYFEDRLWPRKCSIQIKILGCLLLSAATIIVLFLWSDGIMRYENPFIRRYPNHAATPLDQKDLKFNSYYFAGFAKGRLYLGNVTAPLELLSFDAELNNPRNEKIIFDPKDIPFTRVKINVDGPYFFLKDGSVPIIFRGSTSDWKIRTEFRGLPYFDLAEPFDGNTVVFRSNNAKNQDNIIGLYQKENVQKITYRNSFLQKQIDGIFDTDGKLLYDVQTDKIVYVYFYRNEFIVADKKGNINYRGHTIDTISKAKIKVSNLENGTVRKMSAPPLIVNSNAAVFRNLLFIHSKIKGRYESGKLWDQGFIIDVYDINRNAYLMSFPIYGIGKEKLKSFVVTSSYLYAIIGRDIVIYDLKSTLKREMKLAAPAVDQQ; translated from the coding sequence ATGAATTCGAAAGCCAATGCAAAAAGTGTTATTGTACAGATAATTTGTCTTCTATATGTTTTGCTGTTTGTGTATGCTGCAGCGAGCAAATTATTTGACTTTGAAAATTTTCAGGTACAGGTAGGACAGTCACCGCTCTTAAGTGCATTTGCCGGATGGATATCCTGGACAGTGCCGCTTTCTGAGCTAATAATTGCTTTGATGCTGCTGATTCCAAAATTCAGAAATCCAGCACTGCTTGCTTCGTTAAGCCTTATGTCCATGTTTACGGTTTATATTTATATAGTACTTCATTACAGTTCCTTTGTACCGTGTTCATGTGGCGGGATATTGGAGAAAATGAGCTGGAATGCGCATCTGATATTTAACATTGCATTTGTATTATTGGCGATTTTAGCCATACTGCTTCAAAGGGCATATTTTGAGGACAGGCTATGGCCCCGCAAGTGCTCCATCCAGATCAAGATTTTGGGCTGCCTGCTACTTAGCGCAGCAACTATCATAGTACTATTTTTATGGTCAGACGGTATAATGCGTTATGAGAATCCATTTATCAGACGCTATCCAAATCATGCCGCGACTCCTCTTGATCAGAAGGACCTTAAATTCAATTCCTACTATTTTGCCGGCTTTGCCAAGGGGCGCTTATACCTTGGAAATGTTACAGCACCGCTTGAGCTTTTATCATTTGATGCAGAACTCAACAATCCGCGAAATGAAAAGATCATTTTTGATCCTAAAGATATTCCATTCACCAGAGTCAAGATAAATGTTGATGGTCCGTATTTTTTCCTTAAGGATGGCAGCGTACCAATAATATTCAGAGGAAGCACTTCGGATTGGAAAATCCGCACTGAATTCAGAGGGCTGCCATACTTTGACCTGGCCGAACCATTTGACGGCAATACGGTCGTTTTCCGATCCAATAATGCAAAGAATCAGGACAATATCATTGGTTTGTACCAAAAGGAAAACGTACAAAAGATTACATACAGGAATTCTTTTTTGCAAAAACAGATTGATGGTATTTTCGATACCGACGGAAAGCTGCTATATGACGTACAAACGGATAAAATTGTGTATGTCTATTTTTATAGGAACGAATTTATCGTTGCCGATAAAAAAGGGAATATTAACTACAGAGGGCACACCATTGACACCATAAGCAAAGCGAAAATAAAAGTTTCAAACCTGGAAAACGGAACAGTCAGAAAAATGTCAGCACCGCCTTTGATTGTAAATTCAAACGCTGCAGTCTTCCGAAATCTGCTTTTTATACATTCAAAAATAAAGGGCAGATATGAAAGCGGCAAATTATGGGACCAGGGTTTCATTATAGACGTTTATGACATAAACAGGAATGCCTATCTTATGAGTTTTCCGATTTACGGCATAGGCAAGGAGAAGCTAAAATCCTTTGTGGTGACTTCTTCTTATCTATACGCCATCATTGGCAGGGACATAGTGATATATGACCTGAAATCAACGCTTAAAAGAGAAATGAAACTTGCTGCTCCGGCTGTGGATCAGCAATGA